In one window of Tellurirhabdus rosea DNA:
- a CDS encoding DUF4136 domain-containing protein — protein sequence MKFKGIIASLFMVGLLASCAPSVNVKYDYDPKVNIRQFSTFRIEADRVRNADPIVGSNLNQRRIAEEIDKSMRAHGYKAVEGDADLVIRFFADSKDRQQIQSNPGAWNPWWGWGGGMNNQVYSRNYEENRIVVNVYDARSNEIVWQGWATGQLNQRKDKERDAAFRSTVNSIMKQFPESAGQDYGVR from the coding sequence ATGAAATTCAAAGGCATAATTGCAAGTCTGTTTATGGTGGGTCTGCTGGCGAGCTGTGCGCCGTCGGTAAACGTCAAGTATGACTACGACCCGAAAGTGAACATCCGGCAGTTCAGCACGTTCCGGATCGAAGCCGACCGCGTTCGGAATGCCGACCCCATTGTGGGCAGCAACCTGAACCAGCGCCGGATTGCTGAAGAGATCGACAAATCGATGCGCGCTCATGGCTACAAGGCCGTGGAAGGCGATGCCGATCTGGTGATCCGATTCTTCGCCGATTCAAAAGACCGTCAGCAAATCCAGTCGAACCCCGGTGCCTGGAACCCGTGGTGGGGCTGGGGCGGCGGCATGAACAATCAGGTCTATTCCCGCAACTACGAGGAGAACCGGATTGTGGTGAACGTCTACGACGCCCGCTCCAACGAAATCGTCTGGCAGGGCTGGGCGACGGGTCAGCTGAACCAGCGCAAAGACAAGGAACGTGATGCGGCGTTCCGCTCGACGGTGAACAGCATTATGAAGCAGTTCCCGGAAAGCGCCGGTCAGGATTACGGCGTTCGCTAA
- a CDS encoding M23 family metallopeptidase, with protein MAAVAGLLWGLVACTGTGPGKLFQAASPHEQYARSLREARLERTALGTDWLNAGNRALQDSLVINAPYRESGYFSANKPFAVGYRLRGQRGDKFIIRVDVQGMEAARVFIDVFELNEQPSEGTPNRLLSAKADTNQLELEIRRNRLHLIRIQPELLRSGRYTISITREPVLSFPVVGRDSRTISSYFGVPRDGGRRRHEGIDIFAPRGTPVVASTEGVISGVGVNNLGGNVVWLSDMKRSQSLYYAHLDAQAVREGQRVAIGDTVGFVGNTGNARTTAPHLHFGIYRFNEGAVDPLPYVRRGLGPARQTPVQPELLGDSMRISAARAVIRQAPNGEAAALLDLPRSAVVRVVGGTAAWLRVQLPNERTGYVSGNQTEPVRIPLRRRSLSASTTLRDAAHPMAAVIDQLNSGTTVEVLGVFERFQLVRSRDGLLGWILNTPE; from the coding sequence TTGGCTGCTGTTGCGGGGCTTTTATGGGGATTGGTGGCCTGTACGGGCACCGGACCGGGTAAACTTTTTCAGGCTGCATCCCCGCACGAACAATATGCACGGTCTCTGCGGGAAGCCCGTCTGGAGCGGACCGCGCTGGGCACCGACTGGCTGAATGCGGGCAACCGGGCCTTGCAGGATTCGCTGGTCATCAATGCGCCGTACCGGGAAAGTGGTTATTTTTCGGCCAACAAGCCTTTTGCAGTAGGCTATCGCCTGCGGGGACAGCGGGGCGATAAGTTCATCATCCGGGTAGATGTGCAGGGCATGGAAGCGGCCCGGGTGTTCATCGATGTATTCGAACTGAACGAACAACCCTCGGAAGGAACGCCCAACCGGCTGCTGTCGGCCAAAGCCGATACCAATCAACTGGAACTGGAGATCCGCCGGAACCGGCTGCACCTGATCCGAATCCAGCCCGAACTGCTGCGGAGCGGTCGGTACACCATTTCGATAACGCGGGAGCCGGTGCTGAGCTTTCCGGTGGTCGGCCGCGACAGCCGGACGATCAGCAGTTATTTTGGCGTTCCCCGCGACGGCGGCCGGCGGCGGCACGAAGGCATCGATATTTTTGCGCCGCGCGGTACGCCCGTGGTGGCTTCCACCGAAGGGGTGATTTCGGGCGTTGGGGTAAACAACCTCGGGGGCAATGTTGTGTGGCTTTCGGATATGAAACGCAGCCAGTCGCTGTATTATGCCCACCTCGACGCCCAGGCCGTCCGCGAAGGGCAGCGGGTGGCGATCGGCGATACGGTCGGCTTTGTAGGCAATACGGGCAATGCCCGGACCACCGCGCCGCACCTGCATTTTGGCATTTACCGATTCAACGAGGGGGCGGTAGACCCGTTGCCGTACGTCCGGCGCGGCCTGGGCCCGGCGCGGCAGACGCCCGTACAGCCGGAACTGCTGGGCGATTCGATGCGGATTTCGGCCGCGCGGGCCGTTATCCGGCAGGCACCGAACGGCGAAGCGGCGGCCCTGCTGGACCTGCCCCGTTCGGCCGTGGTGCGGGTGGTGGGCGGAACGGCGGCCTGGCTGCGCGTGCAGCTGCCCAACGAACGGACGGGCTATGTTTCGGGCAACCAGACGGAGCCCGTACGGATTCCGCTGCGGCGGCGCTCGTTGTCGGCTTCAACCACCCTGCGGGATGCGGCGCATCCGATGGCGGCCGTGATCGATCAGCTAAACTCCGGAACCACCGTGGAAGTGCTGGGCGTTTTCGAGCGGTTTCAGCTGGTTCGCAGCCGGGATGGCCTGCTGGGCTGGATTCTGAACACCCCGGAGTGA
- a CDS encoding ZIP family metal transporter — MIPFWLQAGLWGLLSGGALLLGAAIGYFVRVPARVIAAIMAFGSGILFSALSFELVDEAYRRGGFGATALGFLGGAVVYTAVNYVLNHRGARHRKRSGDQQTSEEDQSGSGLALAAGALLDGIPESIVIGVSLLGGKGVSLVAVVAVFLSNIPEGLASAAGMKNAGRSVGYTMGLWAAIALLSALAALVGFTVFRHYSPAATAVVTAVAAGAILAMLVDTMVPEAYEKTHEFAGLITVLGFLLAYFLSKLD; from the coding sequence ATGATTCCATTTTGGTTGCAAGCTGGTTTATGGGGGCTACTTTCGGGTGGTGCCCTGCTTTTGGGAGCCGCCATCGGCTATTTCGTCCGGGTGCCCGCCCGCGTTATTGCCGCCATTATGGCTTTCGGCAGCGGCATTCTGTTTTCCGCCCTCTCGTTTGAACTGGTCGATGAAGCGTACCGAAGAGGCGGTTTTGGCGCAACGGCACTGGGCTTTCTGGGTGGAGCCGTTGTGTACACGGCTGTCAATTACGTGCTAAACCACCGCGGTGCCCGGCATCGCAAACGCTCGGGTGACCAGCAGACCTCGGAAGAAGACCAGTCGGGCAGCGGCCTGGCTCTCGCCGCCGGTGCCCTGCTGGATGGGATTCCGGAATCGATTGTGATCGGGGTTAGCTTGCTCGGGGGCAAAGGCGTCAGCCTGGTGGCCGTCGTGGCGGTGTTTTTGTCCAACATTCCGGAAGGACTGGCCAGTGCGGCGGGCATGAAGAACGCGGGCCGGTCCGTTGGCTATACGATGGGCCTCTGGGCGGCCATCGCCCTTTTGTCCGCACTCGCCGCGCTCGTGGGCTTCACGGTTTTCCGCCACTATTCGCCCGCGGCCACGGCGGTCGTAACGGCCGTAGCGGCCGGGGCCATTCTGGCGATGCTGGTCGATACGATGGTTCCGGAAGCGTACGAAAAGACCCATGAGTTTGCCGGACTGATTACGGTCCTGGGCTTTCTGCTGGCCTATTTTCTTTCCAAACTGGACTAA
- a CDS encoding DUF2231 domain-containing protein yields MESRAKIVGHPAHPILIVFPLGLLATSVIFDVVYLINGNTTMTVVSFWMIAAGLIGGLVAAVPGWIDWFSIPSGTRAKSVGLMHGVGNVIVLILFALSWLFRRDEVDHVPSTIALTASFVAFAIAGFTGWLGGELVDRLGVGVDAGAHLNAPNALSGRPASDIDGPAGRVTDIYGTRNLRS; encoded by the coding sequence ATGGAGAGCAGAGCAAAAATCGTCGGGCATCCGGCGCACCCGATACTGATCGTTTTTCCGCTTGGCCTGCTGGCCACGTCCGTCATTTTTGACGTTGTTTACCTCATCAACGGCAACACCACCATGACCGTCGTTTCTTTCTGGATGATTGCCGCCGGGCTCATCGGCGGGCTGGTGGCGGCGGTTCCGGGCTGGATTGACTGGTTCTCGATTCCGTCGGGGACACGGGCCAAATCCGTCGGACTGATGCACGGGGTGGGAAACGTGATTGTGCTCATTCTTTTTGCCCTTTCCTGGCTATTCCGTCGGGATGAAGTGGATCATGTTCCGTCTACCATCGCCCTGACCGCTTCGTTCGTGGCCTTTGCCATTGCGGGCTTTACGGGCTGGCTCGGCGGGGAGCTTGTCGACCGGCTCGGCGTCGGGGTAGACGCGGGAGCGCATCTGAACGCGCCCAACGCGCTTTCCGGCCGCCCCGCTTCGGACATCGACGGCCCCGCAGGCCGCGTAACGGACATCTACGGCACCCGAAACCTGAGGAGTTAA
- a CDS encoding APC family permease, whose protein sequence is MAEPTNLLTEEKTDFKRSLGLLDSTLIVSGSMIGSGIFIVSADMARNLGSPGWLLLLWIMTGVLTVAAALSYGELAGMMPKAGGQYVYIQRAFGPLTGFVYGWTVFTVIQTGTIAAVAVAFTKFSAVFVPALNPENALFTIGTLKISLGQLYAIASLVLLTWLNSRGVQSGKIIQNIFTSAKLVALFGLILLGIGLGLNSGTLAANFADAWSPAQTLLDAQGSVQSVLPLAGVGLLLAFGTAMVGSLFSADAWNNVTFIAGEIKDPRRNIPLALFFGTLLVTVIYTLANVAYLALLPLQGTPNAADALGRGIQFASYDRVATAASSVIFGDVAVGIMAVLIMVSTFGCNNGLILAGARLYYAMAKDGLFLKSAAELNENAVPGKALWFQCLWASLLCLSGTYGDLLTYCTFTSLVFYIVTIVGLFVLRRKEPNTERPYRAFGYPFVPALYVLATVGICIILLITQTQNTGLGLLIAALGIPVYFISRRS, encoded by the coding sequence ATGGCCGAACCGACCAACCTGTTAACCGAAGAAAAAACAGATTTTAAACGCTCGCTGGGCCTGCTGGACTCGACGCTCATCGTGTCGGGCTCCATGATTGGGTCCGGCATTTTTATTGTCTCGGCGGATATGGCCCGCAACCTCGGCTCGCCGGGCTGGCTGCTGCTGCTCTGGATCATGACGGGCGTGCTGACTGTGGCCGCCGCCCTGAGCTACGGCGAGCTGGCGGGCATGATGCCCAAAGCCGGCGGGCAGTACGTCTACATTCAGCGCGCTTTCGGGCCGCTTACGGGCTTTGTGTACGGCTGGACGGTTTTTACGGTCATTCAGACGGGGACCATTGCGGCGGTGGCCGTGGCCTTTACCAAGTTTTCGGCCGTGTTCGTCCCGGCGCTGAATCCCGAAAATGCCCTTTTTACGATTGGAACGCTAAAAATTTCTCTCGGCCAGCTGTACGCCATTGCTAGTCTGGTGCTGCTGACCTGGCTCAACAGCCGGGGCGTTCAGAGCGGGAAGATTATCCAGAATATTTTTACCTCGGCCAAACTGGTGGCGCTTTTCGGGCTGATTCTGCTGGGCATCGGCCTGGGGCTCAATAGCGGAACCTTAGCCGCCAATTTCGCCGACGCCTGGTCGCCGGCCCAGACACTCCTCGACGCGCAGGGCAGCGTCCAGTCGGTGCTGCCGCTGGCGGGAGTGGGGCTGCTGCTGGCATTCGGCACGGCTATGGTCGGGTCGCTGTTCTCGGCGGACGCCTGGAACAACGTGACGTTTATCGCGGGCGAAATCAAGGACCCGCGCCGCAACATTCCGCTGGCGCTGTTTTTCGGAACGCTGCTGGTGACGGTTATTTACACCCTCGCCAACGTGGCTTACCTCGCTCTGCTGCCGTTGCAGGGAACGCCAAACGCCGCTGACGCGCTGGGCCGGGGTATCCAGTTTGCCTCCTACGACCGGGTCGCTACGGCGGCTTCTTCGGTTATTTTCGGGGATGTGGCCGTGGGAATCATGGCCGTTCTGATCATGGTCTCGACCTTTGGCTGCAACAACGGACTGATTCTGGCCGGGGCGCGGCTTTATTATGCCATGGCCAAGGACGGGCTTTTTCTCAAATCGGCGGCCGAACTGAACGAAAACGCCGTGCCCGGCAAAGCCCTCTGGTTTCAGTGCCTCTGGGCGAGTCTGCTCTGCCTCTCCGGCACCTATGGCGACCTGCTGACGTACTGCACCTTTACGTCGCTCGTGTTTTACATCGTTACCATTGTCGGATTGTTCGTTCTTCGCCGCAAGGAACCGAATACGGAGCGTCCGTACCGGGCGTTTGGCTACCCGTTCGTTCCGGCGCTGTATGTGCTGGCCACGGTGGGCATCTGCATCATTCTGCTGATTACCCAAACCCAGAACACCGGCCTCGGACTACTCATCGCAGCGCTAGGCATCCCCGTGTACTTCATCTCCCGAAGGAGTTAA
- a CDS encoding DUF5602 domain-containing protein → MNKIASFTTLVVAAAITFISCKKDEKVTPQRQFFGAEQKLGDGTARSFVKLDESGKPEVVGISISEKAMNSLPHDMTFLVLPVPAEAGQTQFKYVGLDYMPHGHEPAQVYDKPHFDVHFYKVTPDVVKAMGPQDPKLNALPDAAFLPADYISTGSVPQMGHHWIDKTSPELAGKPFEQTLIYGSYDSKVIFIEPMITTEFMKKGGTSQFAIKQPQKYATTGLYPTAYTIRYDAGTKEYLVELGKFENKQVN, encoded by the coding sequence ATGAACAAAATAGCTTCTTTCACCACTCTGGTCGTGGCAGCGGCCATCACGTTTATCTCCTGCAAAAAGGACGAGAAAGTAACGCCCCAGCGGCAGTTCTTCGGTGCCGAACAGAAACTCGGCGATGGTACGGCCCGTTCGTTCGTGAAGCTGGACGAGAGCGGCAAGCCGGAGGTCGTCGGCATTTCCATTTCGGAAAAAGCCATGAACAGCCTGCCCCACGACATGACGTTTCTGGTGCTTCCGGTGCCCGCCGAAGCCGGACAGACGCAGTTCAAGTACGTCGGGCTGGATTACATGCCGCACGGCCACGAACCGGCTCAGGTGTACGACAAGCCGCATTTTGACGTCCATTTTTACAAGGTCACACCGGATGTCGTCAAAGCCATGGGCCCGCAGGACCCGAAGCTGAACGCCCTGCCCGATGCCGCTTTCCTGCCCGCCGATTACATTTCTACCGGCAGCGTGCCGCAGATGGGTCACCACTGGATCGACAAAACCTCGCCGGAGCTGGCCGGGAAGCCCTTCGAGCAGACGCTCATCTACGGCAGCTACGACAGCAAGGTCATTTTCATCGAACCGATGATTACGACCGAGTTTATGAAGAAAGGCGGCACCAGCCAGTTTGCCATCAAGCAGCCGCAGAAATACGCCACGACCGGCCTCTACCCAACCGCCTACACCATCCGCTACGACGCAGGTACGAAGGAGTATCTGGTGGAGCTGGGTAAATTTGAGAATAAGCAGGTGAACTAA
- a CDS encoding beta-N-acetylhexosaminidase: MHKLLVVMTGLLLALTGRAQTPDRYSIIPKPAKLEAREGQFVVSNTTTVVVPFSNAAVKSIAETFTNQLNTTSGLQVSLRNVNKMALPGNIISFIPVPGLGEEAYRLDIKSNSITVESTSPKGFFYAVQSLMQLLPPTIFRAGPAASRATSATWAVPACRIEDQPRYSYRGLHLDVSRHFMPVSFIKKYIDLIALHKMNIFHWHLTDDQGWRIEIKKYPKLTQVGSKRRHTLIGHYYESDPQQFDGKEYGGYYTQDEIRDVVRYAQSRYVTIIPEIEMPGHALAALTAYPEYGCSGGPYEVTGKWGVFNDIFCPYDKTFEFLQNILTEVMALFPSQYIHIGGDEAPKDSWKKSGFAQDLIKRLKLKDEHELQSYFITRIDKWVTSKGRKIIGWDEILEGGLSPNATVMSWRGTQGGIAAAKQGHDAIMTPGAFLYLDKYQSDPEQEPTAIGGLLTTEQTYSYEPTPQDLPADVQKHIIGAQGNVWTEYIKTPEHVEYMVFPRAAALAEVVWSPREARNWPDFRQRVQLHLPRLAALNVNYSRSLFDVLAETEAAAGTLRVTLKSPVPDTEIRYSVDGSAPSQQSARYESPLSLSATTTVKAVTVKNGELVGEVQQWIFPVSRATGRLVQMASALTYPKNAQAALLTNGRYGSAIGYLADVRGVAGVRSADLSATIDLGAATPVQKVTVGVLKATAGSVLLPRQLEVLVSEDGQTFRSVKTLPLNPAERGRKEVIRHALTFEPVSARYVRIVAQNAGQIPAGMINEGKDATVAVDEITVE; this comes from the coding sequence ATGCATAAGCTCCTGGTTGTCATGACAGGGTTGTTGCTCGCCTTGACGGGGCGGGCGCAAACGCCTGATCGATACTCCATTATTCCTAAACCGGCAAAACTGGAAGCCCGCGAAGGGCAGTTTGTGGTCAGCAACACCACCACCGTGGTAGTTCCGTTTTCCAATGCTGCCGTCAAATCCATTGCCGAAACCTTCACCAACCAGCTCAACACGACCAGCGGCCTGCAGGTAAGTTTACGCAACGTAAACAAAATGGCGCTTCCGGGCAACATAATTTCATTTATCCCGGTACCCGGTCTGGGCGAAGAAGCGTACCGGCTGGATATCAAGTCCAACAGCATTACGGTCGAATCAACGAGTCCGAAAGGGTTTTTCTACGCCGTGCAGTCCTTGATGCAGCTGCTGCCGCCCACCATTTTCCGGGCGGGTCCGGCCGCCAGCCGGGCCACTTCCGCTACCTGGGCCGTACCCGCCTGCCGGATCGAAGACCAGCCGCGCTACAGTTACCGGGGGCTGCATCTGGACGTAAGCCGGCACTTCATGCCCGTTTCGTTTATCAAAAAATACATCGATCTCATCGCCCTGCACAAAATGAACATCTTCCACTGGCACCTGACCGACGACCAGGGCTGGCGGATCGAAATCAAAAAATACCCCAAACTCACGCAGGTTGGCAGCAAACGCAGGCATACGCTCATCGGACATTACTACGAGTCGGACCCGCAGCAGTTCGACGGGAAAGAATACGGCGGCTATTATACGCAGGACGAAATCCGGGACGTGGTGCGTTACGCCCAGTCCAGATACGTAACGATCATTCCCGAAATCGAAATGCCGGGTCATGCGCTGGCGGCCCTGACCGCGTATCCGGAATACGGCTGCTCGGGTGGCCCCTACGAAGTGACGGGGAAGTGGGGCGTTTTCAACGATATTTTTTGCCCGTACGACAAAACGTTTGAATTCCTGCAAAACATCCTGACGGAGGTGATGGCGCTTTTCCCGAGCCAGTACATCCACATCGGCGGCGACGAAGCGCCGAAGGATTCCTGGAAAAAAAGCGGGTTTGCGCAGGATTTAATCAAACGGCTGAAGCTGAAAGACGAGCACGAACTGCAAAGCTATTTCATCACCCGCATCGACAAATGGGTAACCTCGAAAGGGCGAAAGATCATCGGCTGGGACGAAATCCTGGAGGGCGGCCTTTCGCCCAATGCCACAGTGATGAGCTGGCGCGGGACGCAGGGCGGCATTGCCGCGGCGAAGCAGGGCCACGATGCCATCATGACGCCCGGAGCGTTTCTGTATCTGGATAAATACCAGTCGGACCCCGAACAGGAGCCTACCGCGATCGGCGGCCTGCTGACCACCGAGCAAACCTATTCCTACGAACCCACGCCCCAGGACCTGCCTGCCGACGTGCAGAAGCACATCATCGGGGCGCAGGGCAACGTCTGGACGGAATACATCAAAACGCCTGAGCATGTCGAGTACATGGTGTTTCCCCGGGCAGCGGCTCTGGCAGAAGTGGTCTGGTCGCCCCGTGAGGCCCGGAACTGGCCCGATTTCCGCCAGAGGGTCCAGCTCCATCTGCCACGGCTGGCCGCCCTCAACGTCAACTACTCCCGCTCCCTGTTCGACGTCCTGGCCGAAACCGAAGCCGCGGCCGGGACCCTGCGCGTGACCCTGAAAAGCCCGGTGCCCGATACCGAAATCCGGTATTCTGTGGATGGCAGCGCCCCCTCTCAGCAGTCGGCCCGGTACGAAAGTCCGCTTTCCCTTTCGGCAACGACGACGGTCAAAGCGGTGACCGTTAAAAACGGCGAGTTGGTCGGCGAAGTGCAGCAGTGGATCTTCCCAGTTTCGCGGGCGACGGGCAGGCTGGTACAGATGGCTTCCGCGCTGACCTACCCCAAAAATGCGCAGGCGGCGCTGCTGACCAACGGCCGCTACGGCTCCGCAATCGGGTATCTGGCCGATGTCAGAGGGGTGGCCGGAGTCCGATCCGCCGACCTGTCCGCAACCATCGACCTGGGCGCCGCGACCCCGGTGCAGAAAGTGACCGTCGGCGTGCTCAAGGCTACGGCGGGCAGTGTGCTGCTGCCCCGCCAACTGGAGGTGCTGGTCTCGGAAGACGGGCAGACGTTCCGGTCGGTCAAAACCCTGCCGCTGAACCCGGCCGAACGGGGCCGTAAAGAAGTCATCCGCCATGCCCTCACCTTTGAGCCGGTCAGCGCCCGTTACGTACGCATCGTCGCCCAGAACGCCGGCCAAATCCCCGCCGGAATGATCAACGAAGGCAAAGACGCAACCGTGGCGGTGGATGAAATAACGGTTGAGTGA
- a CDS encoding DUF6134 family protein, whose amino-acid sequence MVWLVRHEAVGQLVTHNYAIEIAGIKVGTLKAERHTGSSGLVYSQVSNTEFWFFGKIKIHYKTVAQCSTSQQLQRSDVDATTSKGNFKSTVEWRGDHYTIQANQYKYERQATEKQPVMFVTSRLFFEEPSGQRRIFSEYFGDFAVVEPTSRGSYRVRVHDREDEYFYEKGQLVRIVKKNPLKNFVIRRVD is encoded by the coding sequence ATGGTTTGGCTGGTCCGTCACGAAGCTGTCGGGCAGTTGGTTACGCACAACTACGCCATCGAAATTGCCGGAATCAAAGTCGGAACGCTGAAAGCGGAGCGGCATACCGGCTCCAGCGGACTTGTTTACAGCCAGGTCAGCAATACGGAATTCTGGTTTTTCGGCAAGATAAAAATTCACTACAAGACGGTGGCCCAGTGCAGTACTTCTCAGCAGTTGCAGCGGTCGGACGTGGACGCCACCACGAGCAAGGGGAATTTCAAATCGACGGTGGAATGGCGCGGCGACCACTACACCATCCAGGCCAATCAATACAAGTACGAGCGGCAGGCTACCGAAAAACAGCCTGTTATGTTTGTGACGAGTCGCTTATTTTTTGAGGAACCTTCGGGGCAGCGCCGGATTTTTTCGGAGTATTTCGGTGATTTTGCCGTCGTGGAGCCGACCAGCCGCGGCAGTTACCGGGTGCGCGTCCACGACCGGGAAGACGAGTATTTCTATGAGAAAGGCCAGCTCGTCAGGATTGTAAAGAAAAACCCGTTGAAGAACTTCGTCATTCGCCGGGTCGATTAA